A single region of the Ictalurus punctatus breed USDA103 chromosome 17, Coco_2.0, whole genome shotgun sequence genome encodes:
- the LOC108277552 gene encoding olfactory receptor 2AT4-like, with the protein MSIYTETLYKNSTANIPEFVLEGFTGIPDKYYGLVGTFFFFIYLMLASGNVFILVFVASEKSLQKPTYIIFCNLAISDLGFGTTTLPRIIAKYWMSEIISFNGCFTQMYFVHYFGTCTSFLMALMALDRFVAICNPLRYPVLITHTTIAILCSVLWIGTLLQLGFITAHILSVPYCGPNIIRHCYCDHISVRNLACADITAIKDTSFAIAMTVLWGPLIYIIFSYVAIIISVMKISNKDGRYKAFLTCTPQLFIICLYYLPRTFVYIAFNVGFRVESNLRNAVVMTYSLFPALINPLIYCFRTKEIKDTLMKKLKQRQVRVNRKSILT; encoded by the coding sequence ATGTCTATCTATACTGAAACACTGTACAAAAACAGCACGGCCAATATTCCTGAATTTGTCCTTGAAGGATTCACAGGAATTCCTGATAAGTATTATGGATTGGTAGGaacctttttcttcttcatttatcTGATGCTGGCATCTGGGAACGTTTTCATCCTTGTATTTGTGGCAAGTGAAAAAAGTCTTCAGAAGCCAACGTATATCATCTTCTGTAATCTTGCAATATCAGATCTTGGATTTGGAACTACAACTCTGCCCAGAATCATTGCTAAGTACTGGATGTCAGAGATCATTTCATTCAATGGTTGTTTTACACAAATGTATTTTGTCCATTATTTTGGGACTTGCACCTCATTTCTTATGGCATTAATGGCCCTTGATCGATTTGTTGCCATATGTAACCCATTGAGATATCCAGTTCTGATTACACACACCACTATTGCGATTCTTTGTTCAGTGCTTTGGATAGGAACCCTCCTCCAGCTTGGTTTCATTACTGCACATATCCTTAGTGTGCCTTATTGTGGCCCAAATATTATACGTCACTGCTACTGTGACCATATTTCAGTAAGAAATCTAGCATGTGCAGACATAACAGCCATAAAAGACACTAGTTTTGCCATTGCTATGACTGTACTGTGGGGTCCTTTAATTTATATCATATTTTCTTATGTGGCCATCATTATTTCAGTCATGAAAATCTCAAATAAAGATGGACGCTATAAAGCCTTTTTAACATGTACTCCACAGCTATTTATTATCTGTCTGTACTATCTTCCCAGAACTTTTGTATatattgcatttaatgttgGATTTCGTGTTGAATCAAATCTCCGCAATGCAGTGGTAATGACGTACAGTCTTTTCCCTGCCCTCATTAATCCACTCATCTACTGCTTTAGGACCAAAGAAATTAAGgacacattaatgaaaaaattaaaGCAAAGACAGGTGAGGGTAAATAGAAAAAGTATTTTAACctaa
- the hmgb1b gene encoding high mobility group protein B1b produces MVKDPRKPRGKMSSYAYFVQTCREEHKKKHPEASVNFSEFSKKCSERWKTMSPKEKSKFEDMAKQDKVRYEREMKNYIPPKGEKKKRFKDPNAPKRPPSAFFIFCGDYRPKIKGENPGLTIGDIAKKLGEMWNSSSAEVKQPYEKKAAKLKEKYDKDIAAYRTKGIAGLSKSDPGDDDDEEEDEEEDDEDDDDDEDDE; encoded by the exons ATGGTTAAGGATCCAAGGAAGCCTCGAGGAAAAATGTCCTCTTATGCATATTTTGTGCAAACCTGTCGTGAGGAGCACAAGAAAAAGCACCCGGAAGCTTCTGTCAACTTCTCTGAATTCTCCAAGAAGTGCTCAGAGCGATGGAAG ACAATGTCACCCAAAGAGAAGAGCAAGTTTGAGGACATGGCGAAGCAGGATAAGGTCCgttatgagagagagatgaagaactACATCCCTCCCAagggggagaagaagaagcgcTTTAAGGACCCCAATGCCCCCAAGAGACCTCC GTCAGCATTCTTCATTTTCTGTGGTGACTATCGCCCCAAGATCAAGGGTGAGAATCCGGGCCTGACTATTGGAGACATAGCCAAGAAGCTTGGGGAGATGTGGAACAGCTCATCAGCAGAGGTGAAGCAGCCTTATGAGAAGAAAGCTGCCAAGTTGAAGGAGAAGTATGACAAG GATATTGCTGCATACCGCACAAAGGGGATTGCAGGCCTGTCCAAGTCAGATCCTGGTGACGACGATGACGAggaagaggacgaggaggaagatgatgaggacgatgatgatgatgaggatgatgagtaG
- the LOC108277553 gene encoding protocadherin Fat 4: MYSVLEDDGDGLFLLNPHSGEFLLSRTLDFEAEQFYILTAAVQYRDSQLTRVRVYFNVADVNDNPPVFKLNVYSVSLPEDARFGLCFFNLNVSDADYGINGELDIAVISGDNENMFSVNQRDNLCLKQELDREKCAMYSLLIQANDLALPEDTRLTSTVRVSIYVEDINDNAPLFISDNTVSCPEDIPLQSVVTVMQAVDADSGANGDVLYSLENLGRGSFSISRTTGVIYLQKQLDRELEEVITVTVTVRDKGFPQLSSSMNLTVLVEDINDHDPVFSQASYSVLTYEDTPRGTSLLTVHAKDNDTGHNGEVRYEISESGFVVDPVLGVISIIHQLDRERNSFYSFIVTAMDKGDIQRSSTATINITLLDVNDCVPVFSQELLTLHVLENEEEPSQTTHQITAFDGDLGVNSHLTYFIENGNSEELFILHPNGTFRILENLDREVQSHHIITITAVDSGFPPLTGTGTIHVLVDDVNDNEPVFDADKFITFISEDEAIGTIFATITATDKDAGVNGQIRYSLEGSNAPFAINDTNGELFNTEALDRETMDSYILTVVAHDGNSRNSLSSSATVRVIVGDVNDNSPQILYGPYVANVPTEVAKGSVVCAVMAKDADEGKNGQLNFSLYGQHAHLFMISSDRGTVFTMEDLKRTRDITVNVHVQDRGANPKMDTTTLTVRFQNASDFPNIVVHVNQHLISEDTLPGTMVAVATADTRRFGPISFYLASGNIGEVFELHEKTGKMKVKGSLDFESNKDFHLLVEARDSGVPPFSTYAEIYLNVSDVNDNPPVFKKEEYRCEVFENLPVGWVCDLTATDADSHAYGQVQYTILSGNIDGAFTIDKTNGVLRTKRSLDREDIPQYKLIIKAVDKDDSRYTSTAVVNIVVLDTNDHAPRFSEIFFIEVSEDALIGFPVIHVTAMDEDIGVNAIISYSIEDQTEQIPFSIDRSSGTIIVVGPLDREHQDHYIVRVNANDSAWSISTDVTIVITDINDNIPYFHQSRYFVSIPETRDQDIFLLKVTAVDRDLGENAQIMYFIEPPNEKFFVNISTGEVSTKQLIILSEHESQSFNFTVVAVDCGNVPLSSSVMVTVIFVQYNYFPPSFLPLMPNLSVPFTLPMGTEVLQLTAIDPDFPKKDNSVEYIISGGNASNYFEVEHFTGKVRLNRKFRQSFSTFLNLVVTAKDRGYPPLSSQIDIKLEVTQENLFTPQFSENHIAFSVPENLPLGSVIGKIQAQDQDAGLSGLVSYSIEGGNKDGLFYVEHLSGLIKLAKPLDFEKVEINHILIIGKDGAWFSKTGRINVTINVTDINDNPPVFTFTEYMTSVAENSLIGSSVIQVIATDKDSGSNAHVTYSLISGHTVYFSLDSLNGTITTLEMFDFEQHQSFELTVKASNLDNQNLYDIAHVTIQVIDVNEYIPSFQRHLYNFSVPETIPLQTEIGSVVAIDYDLGFNGEIHYLLFGQSKKAGFVVHERSGKIYTSKDMRNQGQNHAALHIIAKNRGSITGFNVDEALVHIHIIDENDPPEFGSALYTVMVREDTSVGTSIAKVTASDQDVVLKWGRFSYGIESGNVNNSFSIDPVNGILAVNNELDRELWPFYNLTVIAIDEGLPPVTGSTSVVITIIDINDNAPRLTSTDGFVRENQPHGTLVATLTATDADLPPNQGPFTYWLIRPALRNSFTLTSDGVLFTSRPLDREVSPFFDIHVVIQDAGSPPLSSTIMFHVKVLDENDNPPVQRTINIFVKYYGTFFHGGLIGNVRPDDLDELDVFNCTIINGQMKMFSFPFGMCDLWSSPFQGEATHNITVEASDHFHPPVNNSIYVNYKGFTNLSLDNCVLFYVFFSNLENFLSLNYLKFAKALDSLFNLQASKSHVFGMRIQGNETVLLAVMKSYNGLYLSGIVASGISRMHKKLLEVQSNVTISQITSDPCSLKPCQNGATCNKNIHITQDIAVLESPRLIFVSPQYAEVFNCTCPAGFMGTRCEYDIDECLEKPCENGGSCFNNPGGFLCHCSEGFSGLRCSIADNECQRVVCSNGGTCWNIQGGFFCDCRPGYEGRFCDYIIDHCASSPCLHGQCSNFLTGYACHCPFGVSGVNCEEHSYGFEELSYLEFPPLNPRYNFISLEFATVKQNSLLLYNPGELSTSEFLALEIVNGRLRLSFDLGSGVTRLETAKPVADGSFHNVTVRRIGNIASLEVDSCSADEPRDFCLSQHEGIGIQRTLDVRTNNLTLGGVKSIDVILLRPYQVRTHNFVGCVRNMKLNHVLLDTSKALASHKILEICPRTDVAPCSSSKCLNGGVCQDLWSHHYCQCAENFTGPNCDSNVSENHGLFLSEGTYIEFVVKESYLRNQLLQAFLNEEDGASQGFVSFEIKMRTIKKDSILIICRSKTVHLELKILDGKPLYKFTHLMSGHQWELGVESRVSDGHWHVLLLRRHGPNIILILDEQIIRNITHSIISQTAVLVEMITLGSAASGDSRDLDLEFVGCVDYLKLNGYILPFSGHNEIVEVKPSPSLFQNDCASADDCILSPCFKESCLTQSCISSSDCVSSSSENGWCVCLQNASSSPCRPCSSPTEYKEDCLPTQKHPPLWIIAIVFPITLILLILSLCFVMKRWGTLWHIKPRSQPTKQHGTDNMAFSPDDGNGSVQNICNENSKKPDLIVAGELRQRVESFSHSHLTGFGGSELEYYEIDSTYTTCCSNMKPLQIKTDNYDRLGLTERLGKDGIPQTQNSQVSPSICDETTKTESHTYPESSALRHGIPYTTRICGKVDDGCKNHQAHLLSKLTPEQTDPPSFLSVDEVKILSIPLGQAKVRESSSESDSHSSFTCSEYDCERELRFLCAQDKCHEHMSEDWSRGQLILAVPSPFRDVQIPSDRPASRNIQHWESLLNLGVHFNSYSNVFEDIASLPVMQTHDSDVHSDEEHII, encoded by the exons ATGTATTCAGTGCTGGAGGATGATGGAGACGGCCTTTTCCTTCTCAACCCGCATTCTGGAGAGTTCCTTTTATCCCGCACTTTGGATTTTGAGGCAGAGCAATTCTACATCCTAACAGCAGCAGTGCAGTACAGGGATAGTCAGCTTACTAGGGTTAGGGTGTATTTCAACGTGGCCGATGTCAATGATAACCCACCGGTATTTAAACTGAATGTCTACTCTGTCTCCCTGCCAGAAGATGCACGTTTTGGCCTGTGTTTCTTCAACCTGAATGTATCAGATGCTGATTATG GAATAAATGGAGAATTGGACATAGCTGTAATATCAGGAGACAACGAAAACATGTTTTCAGTAAACCAAAGAGACAATTTGTGTCTAAAACAAGagctagacagagagaaatgtgCAATGTACAGTCTTTTAATTCAGGCCAATGACCTTGCACTACCTGAAGACACACGTCTCACAAGCACTGTTCGTGTTTCTATTTATGTTGAGGACATTAATGACAATGCTCCACTCTTCATCTCGGACAATACTGTTTCCTGTCCAGAGGATATCCCTCTTCAGTCTGTTGTTACAGTTATGCAAGCAGTCGATGCAGACTCTGGAGCCAATGGGGATGTTCTATACAGTCTAGAAAATTTAGGAAGGGGATCATTTAGCATCAGTCGGACAACTGGAGTCATATATCTGCAGAAACAATTGGACAGGGAGCTCGAAGAGGTAATTACGGTAAcagtaacagtcagagataaaggaTTTCCTCAGCTGTCCAGCTCTATGAACCTGACAGTGCTTGTTGAGGACATCAATGACCATGACCCAGTGTTCTCACAGGCCTCATATAGTGTGCTTACATATGAAGACACTCCTCGTGGAACAAGCCTGCTAACTGTGCATGCAAAAGATAATGACACTGGGCATAATGGAGAAGTGCGGTATGAGATCTCTGAGAGTGGCTTTGTAGTGGACCCAGTCCTGGGTGTCATTTCAATAATACATCAGTTGGACAGAGAGAGGAATTCTTTCTATTCTTTCATCGTTACAGCAATGGACAAGGGGGATATTCAAAGATCTTCAACTGCCACCATCAATATCACACTACTGGATGTAAATGACTGTGTTCCTGTTTTCTCCCAAGAATTACTCACTTTACATGTATTAGAGAATGAGGAAGAGCCTTCACAAACCACTCATCAG ATAACTGCATTTGATGGTGACCTGGGAGTAAACAGCCATTTAACATACTTTATAGAGAATGGAAATTCAGAGGAGTTGTTCATATTACATCCAAATGGAACATTCCGGATATTAGAAAATCTTGACAGGGAGGTACAAAGTCACCACATAATAACGATTACTGCTGTGGACTCag GTTTCCCACCACTGACAGGAACAGGAACTATACATGTTCTTGTTGATGATGTCAATGACAATGAGCCTGTATTTGATGCTGataaatttattacatttatatcagAAGATGAGGCAATTGGAACAATATTTGCAACAATTACAGCCACAGACAAAGATGCTGGTGTAAATGGACAAATAAG GTATTCTTTAGAAGGATCCAATGCACCGTTTGCCATAAATGATACAAACGGAGAGCTATTCAACACTGAGGCCCTGGACAGAGAGACAATGGACTCTTACATTTTGACTGTAGTTGCACATGACGGGAACAGCAGGAATTCTCTCTCAAGTTCGGCTACTGTACGAGTGATAGTAGGGGATGTAAATGATAACTCACCCCAGATACTCTATGGACCATATGTGGCCAATGTTCCTACTGAGGTGGCCAAAG GATCAGTAGTGTGTGCAGTGATGGCCAAGGATGCAGATGAAGGAAAGAATGGACAGCTGAATTTCTCTCTATATGGACAACATGCCCATCTCTTTATGATCAGTTCTGACAGAGGAACCGTGTTCACCATGGAGGACCTCAAAAGAACAAGAGACATTACAGTCAATGTTCATGTACAGGATAGAGGCGCCAATCCTAAAATGGACACCACCACCTTGACTGTGAGATTTCAAAATGCTTCAGATTTTCCCAATATTGTAGTGCATGTCAATCAGCATTTGATCTCTGAGGACACACTTCCTGGAACCATGGTGGCAGTAGCTACAGCAGACACACGTAGATTTGGACCTATATCTTTTTACTTGGCAAGTGGAAACATTGGAGAAGTATTTGAGCTGCATGAGAAGACTGGAAAGATGAAGGTTAAAGGATCTTTGGATTTTGAAAGCAACAAAGATTTCCATCTTTTAGTTGAGGCTAGAGACTCAGGAGTCCCGCCATTTTCCACTTATGCTGAAATTTATTTGAATGTCAGTGATGTGAATGATAACCCACCTGTCTTCAAGAAGGAAGAGTATAGGTGCGAGGTGTTTGAGAACTTACCCGTGGGTTGGGTATGTGATCTGACAGCTACTGATGCTGACTCTCATGCATATGGACAAGTACAATATACCATTTTGTCTGGTAACATAGATGGTGCATTTACAATAGATAAAACTAATGGCGTTCTTAGAACAAAAAGGAGTTTAGACAGAGAGGACATACCACAGTACAAACTCATTATTAAAGCTGTAGATAAAGATGACAGTAGGTACACTTCTACTGCAGTAGTAAATATAGTTGTTCTGGACACAAATGACCATGCACCTCGTTTCTCTGAGATCTTCTTTATAGAGGTTTCTGAGGATGCATTAATTGGCTTTCCAGTGATTCATGTAACAGCCATGGATGAAGATATTGGTGTTAATGCTATCATTTCCTATTCTATTGAAGACCAAACAGAGCAAATACCTTTCAGTATTGATAGAAGTAGTGGAACAATAATTGTGGTGGGGCCTTTGGATAGAGAACACCAAGACCATTATATTGTGAGAGTTAATGCCAACGATTCAGCTTGGAGTATCAGTACAGATGTCACCATAGTCATCACAGATATAAATGACAATATTCCATATTTTCATCAGTCCAGGTACTTTGTAAGCATCCCTGAGACTAGAGACCAGGACATTTTCCTATTAAAAGTCACTGCTGTGGACAGGGACCTTGGAGAAAATGCCCAAATTATGTACTTTATAGAACCACCAAATGAGAAGTTCTTTGTTAACATATCCACTGGAGAGGTTTCTACAAAACAATTGATTATCCTCAGTGAACATGAATCTCAAAGCTTTAATTTTACTGTTGTAGCTGTAGATTGTGGCAATGTACCTTTGAGCAGCTCAGTCATGGTAACAGTAATTTTTGTTCAGTATAATTATTTTCCACCCTCTTTTTTGCCCCTTATGCCAAATTTGTCAGTTCCTTTTACCTTGCCTATGGGAACAGAGGTTCTCCAGTTAACAGCCATAGATCCAGACTTTCCAAAAAAGGACAATAGTGTTGAGTACATTATCAGTGGAGGAAATGCGTCAAATTATTTTGAGGTGGAACATTTTACTGGGAAAGTACGTCTGAATAGAAAATTCAGGCAAAGTTTCAGCACTTTCCTCAATCTTGTAGTTACAGCTAAAGACAGAGGCTACCCTCCTCTTTCTTCCCAAATTGACATCAAGTTGGAAGTAACACAGGAAAATCTGTTCACTCCACAGTTTTCAGAAAATCACATTGCATTTTCTGTTCCTGAAAACCTCCCTTTGGGGTCGGTCATTGGGAAAATTCAGGCACAAGATCAAGATGCTGGGTTGAGTGGATTGGTGTCTTACTCAATTGAAGGTGGGAATAAGGATGGACTGTTTTATGTGGAGCACCTTTCAGGACTGATCAAGCTAGCTAAACCCCTTGACTTTGAGAAGGTAGAAATTAATCACATTCTTATCATTGGCAAAGATGGAGCCTGGTTCTCTAAGACTGGGAGAATCAATGTCACCATAAATGTAACAGACATTAATGATAATCCACCAGTCTTCACTTTTACTGAGTACATGACTTCTGTCGCAGAAAACAGTTTAATAGGATCTTCAGTGATTCAGGTCATCGCCACTGATAAAGATTCTGGAAGTAATGCACATGTAACATATTCACTAATATCAGGGCATACAGTTTACTTCTCTTTGGATTCCCTAAATGGCACTATAACCACTCTGGAGATGTTTGACTTTGAGCAACACCAGAGTTTTGAACTTACTGTCAAGGCCTCTAACTTAGATAATCAAAATTTATATGATATAGCTCATGTTACCATTCAGGTGATAGATGTCAATGAATATATACCAAGTTTCCAGAGACATCTTTATAATTTCTCTGTACCTGAAACCATTCCTTTGCAAACAGAGATTGGAAGCGTTGTGGCTATAGATTATGACTTGGGTTTTAATGGTGAGATTCATTACTTACTTTTTGGTCAAAGTAAAAAAGCTGGCTTTGTAGTTCATGAAAGGAGTGGGAAAATATACACCTCCAAAGACATGAGAAATCAAGGACAGAATCATGCTGCTCTTCACATAATCGCTAAAAACAGAGGGAGCATTACTGGCTTCAACGTTGATGAGGCCCTTGTTCACATACATATAATTGATGAAAACGATCCTCCAGAGTTTGGTTCTGCTCTCTACACTGTAATGGTACGTGAGGATACTTCAGTTGGGACCTCTATAGCTAAAGTGACTGCTTCAGATCAAGATGTGGTACTGAAATGGGGCAGGTTCTCCTATGGCATAGAGAGTGGAAATGTTAACAACTCCTTCAGTATTGATCCTGTCAATGGAATTCTTGCCGTAAACAATGAGCTGGACAGAGAGTTGTGGCCTTTTTATAACCTCACAGTTATTGCTATTGATGAAGGCTTACCTCCTGTAACAGGCAGCACATCTGTAGTTATTACCATTATTGACATCAATGATAATGCCCCTAGACTTACATCTACAGATGGATTTGTTAGGGAAAATCAGCCACATGGCACATTAGTGGCTACTCTGACAGCCACTGATGCTGATCTCCCTCCAAATCAAGGTCCTTTCACATACTGGTTGATAAGGCCTGCCTTGAGAAACAGTTTTACACTCACATCTGATGGAGTTCTCTTCACTTCAAGACCACTGGATCGTGAAGTCAGTCCTTTTTTTGATATACATGTGGTAATCCAGGATGCAGGCTCACCTCCTTTGTCCTCAACCATCATGTTTCATGTTAAAGTTCTAGATGAAAATGACAATCCACCAGTACAAAGaaccataaatatatttgtcaAATATTATGGAACCTTTTTCCATGGAGGACTGATTGGTAATGTGAGACCAGATGATTTGGATGAATTAGATGTATTTAATTGTACTATTATAAATGGACAGATGAAGATGTTTAGTTTTCCTTTTGGGATGTGTGACTTGTGGTCCTCGCCATTTCAAGGAGAGGCGACGCACAATATCACTGTGGAAGCAAGCGACCACTTCCACCCACCAGTGAACAATAGCATCTATGTTAATTATAAAGGCTTTACCAATTTGTCATTGGACAATTGCGTCTTGttctatgtatttttttccaatCTTGAGAACTTTTTATCACTGAACTACCTTAAGTTTGCAAAAGCTCTGGATAGCCTCTTTAATCTACAAGCATCTAAGAGTCATGTATTTGGAATGAGGATACAAGGCAATGAAACAGTTCTTCTTGCAGTAATGAAAAGTTATAATGGACTGTATCTGAGTGGAATAGTGGCAAGTGGCATCTCACGCATGCATAAGAAATTACTTGAGGTACAGAGCAATGTGACTATATCTCAAATAACCAGTGATCCTTGCTCACTCAAGCCATGCCAAAATGGTGCCACCTGTAACAAAAATATCCACATCACTCAAGACATTGCTGTTTTAGAGAGTCCTCGTCTCATATTTGTGTCTCCCCAGTATGCAGAGGTTTTTAACTGTACATGCCCTGCTGGCTTTATGGGAACTAGGTGTGAGTACGATATAGATGAATGCTTGGAAAAACCTTGTGAAAATGGAGGAAGCTGCTTTAACAACCCTGGAGGATTTCTATGCCATTGCTCAGAGGGCTTCTCTGGACTGCGTTGTTCTATTGCTGATAATGAGTGCCAGAGAGTAGTGTGTTCAAATGGTGGGACATGCTGGAACATACAAGGAGGATTCTTCTGTGACTGCAGACCTGGATATGAAG GGCGATTCTGTGACTACATCATAGACCATTGTGCATCATCCCCTTGCCTCCATGGCCAATGCTCAAATTTTTTAACAGGGTATGCTTGTCACTGTCCATTTG GTGTCAGTGGAGTTAACTGTGAAGAGCACAGTTATGGCTTTGAGGAGTTGTCCTATTTGGAATTCCCCCCTTTAAATCCCAGATACAATTTTATCTCTCTGGAATTTGCAACTGTGAAACAGAACTCTTTGCTTTTGTACAATCCGGGAGAGCTCTCAACTTCAGAGTTTCTTGCACTCGAAATTGTGAATGGAAGGCTACGCCTCTCTTTTGATCTTGGGTCAGGTGTTACAAGATTGGAGACAGCCAAACCAGTGGCTGATGGGAGTTTCCACAATGTCACTGTTAGGAGAATTGGAAAT ATAGCTTCTTTGGAGGTTGACAGCTGCAGTGCTGATGAGCCCAGAGATTTTTGTTTGTCACAGCATGAAGGTATTGGAATCCAGAG GACTCTGGATGTTAGAACCAACAACCTAACACTGGGTGGTGTAAAGTCCATTGATGTAATTTTGCTGAGGCCTTATCAAGTGAGAACTCATAACTTTGTTGGATGTGTGAGAAATATGAAATTAAATCATGTCTTGCTTGATACTTCAAAGGCTCTGGCGTCTCACAAGATACTTGAAAT TTGTCCACGGACAGATGTAGCTCCCTGCAGCAGCAGTAAATGTCTTAATGGAGGAGTTTGCCAAGATCTCTGGTCTCATCACTACTGCCAGTGTGCTGAGAATTTCACTGGACCTAACTGTGATAGCa ATGTCTCTGAGAATCATGGATTATTTCTCAGTGAGGGGACATATATTGAGTTTGTTGTCAAGGAAAGCTACCTTAGAAACCAGTTGCTTCAAGCCTTTCTGAATGAAGAAGATGGAGCCAGTCAAGGGTTTGTCAGTTTTGAGATAAAAATGAGGACAATCAAAAAGGAcagtattttaattatttgtcgaAGCAAAACAGTGCACCTAGAACTTAAG ATACTTGATGGGAAACCTCTGTACAAGTTCACACATTTAATGTCAGGACACCAGTGGGAGCTTGGTGTGGAGAGTAGAGTGTCAGATGGACACTGGCATGTCCTCCTCTTGCGCAGACATGGACCAAACATCATTTTAATCCTGGATGAGCAGATCATTAGGAATATTACCCATAGCATTATTAGCCAAACTGCTGTTTTAGTAGAGATGATCACACTGGGGTCAGCAGCATCTGGTGATTCAAGAGATCTAGACTTAG AATTTGTAGGGTGTGTGGACTACCTCAAACTGAATGGATACATCCTACCCTTCAGCGGGCACAATGAGATAGTAGAGGTGAAACCCAGTCCTTCACTCTTCCAGAATGACTGTGCGTCTGCAGACGACTGCATCCTCTCGCCTTGCTTTAAGGAATCCTGTCTGACTCAGTCTTGTATAAGTAGCAGTGACTGTGTTTCATCTTCTTCAGAAAATGGCTGGTGTGTCTGTTTACAGAATGCCTCTTCTTCACCATGCAGACCATGCTCATCTCCCACTGAGTACAAAGAAGATTGTCTCCCAACCCAGAAACATCCCCCCTTATGGATTATTGCTATTGTATTTCCTATAACTCTCATACTACTAATCTTAAGCCTCTGCTTTGTCATGAAGAGATGGGGTACTCTTTGGCACATCAAACCAAGAAGTCAACCAACAAAACAGCATGGCACAGATAATATGGCATTCAGTCCAGATGATGGCAATGGTAGTGTCCAAAACATTTGCAATGAGAACAGCAAGAAACCAGATTTGATAGTTGCAGGGGAATTGAGACAGCGAGTTGAAAGCTTTAGCCATAGCCACTTAACAGGGTTTGGGGGAAGTGAGCTAGAGTACTATGAAATTGACAGTACATACACAACATGCTGCTCTAACATGAAGCCCCTGCAAATAAAGACAGATAATTATGATAGGTTAGGCCTGACTGAGCGTTTGGGAAAAGATGGTATTCCACAAACACAAAACTCTCAAGTTTCTCCATCCATTTGTGACGAAACAACAAAGACGGAGTCTCACACCTATCCTGAATCCTCAGCTCTTAGACATGGTATACCGTATACTACAAGAATTTGTGGTAAAGTGGATGATGGGTGCAAAAACCATCAGGCCCACCTCCTTTCCAAGCTTACCCCTGAACAAACAGATCCCCCTAGTTTCCTCTCGGTAGATGAGGTTAAAATACTAAGCATTCCTCTTGGCCAAGCTAAAGTGAGAGAGAGCTCATCAGAAAGTGATAGCCACAGTTCCTTCACTTGCTCAGAATATGATTGTGAGAGAGAACTCCGCTTTTTGTGTGCACAGGACAAGTGCCATGAGCATATGAGTGAAG ACTGGTCAAGAGGACAGCTCATACTGGCTGTTCCATCACCCTTCAGAGACGTCCAGATTCCTTCAGACAGACCTGCGTCTAGGAACATCCAGCATTGGGAGAGCCTCCTCAACTTAGGAGTCCACTTTAATAGCTATTCAAATGTTTTTGAGGACATAGCAAGCCTCCCTGTCATGCAAACACATGATTCTGATGTTCATAGTGATGAAGAACATATTATTTGA